CTCGGCCCGCCGAAGTTTATGGGGTTGCCGAGGTACGAAGCCTCGCCGACCGCTATGTCCGCCCCAAGCTCGCCCGGTGCTTCAAAGATTCCGAGCATCGTGGGGTCGGCCCCAACGACGAAGTAGGCTCCTGCTTCCTTGGCTATCTCGCCTATCTCCCTCACGTTCTCCTCAACGAGACCGAAGAAGTTGGTCATCTCGACGTAAACTCCGGCGGAGTCATTAACGGCTTCCTTTAGCTTCTCGATGTCGAGCCTACCGCTCTCGTCCCAGGGAACCTCGACTATCTCAAGGTTCGCACCGCGCGTGTAGGTCTCGATGACGGCCCTCTTCTCCGGGCTTATCGCCTTCGGAATCACGAAGCGCCTCCTCTTGCCCCTGTGGAGTCTGACTGTCATCAAAGCGGCCTCAGCTATCGCCGTCCCCCAGTCGTACATCGAGGAGTTGACGACCGGCAGGCCGTAGAGCTCGGCCATCATGCTCTGGTACTCGAAGAGCGCCTGAAGCATTCCCTGGCTTATCTCGGGCTGGTAGGGGGTGTAGGCGGTTAGAAACTCGCTTCTCTCGATGAGGTACTTAACGTGAGCCGGGACGTAGTGGAAGTAGGTTCCAGCTCCGAGGAAGCTCGGCATCTCGAGAACGGTTTTGTTCTTCGAGAGAACCTCGTTGAGCTCAATGAAGACCTCGTACTCGCTCTTTCCCTCCGGGAGGTTGAACTCCTTGACCATTCCCTCGGGAACATCGGAGAAGAGCTCGTCAATCGAGTTGAAGCCGATTTCCTTCAGCATTTCATCCCTCTGGGCGAGGTTGGGAAGGTAGTGCTTTCCCATGGCAATCACCTCGAAAGGTTAAGACGGTCGTTTAAAAGTTGGCCGGGTGGAATATATGCTTTGTGCTGTATGGGAAGGGAAAAAAGAAGAAGTCAGCCGGTAACGCCGACGTCCTGGAAGAACCGCTCCATGAGCCCGGCGACGAGTCTAATATCGTACTGCATGGTCTCGTAGACCGCCCACTGGACCTTGGTGTAGGTCCTGCCGTCGAGGGTCTTGAAGTTGCTCGGTGAGTTGGGGTCAAAGTCGGCGTGGACTATTATGTTCCTCATCGACCAGCCGTCAACGGTGCTGTCGAGCCAGTCGCTCTTGTCAACGTGGGTGTATATGTAGACGGTATCGCCCGGAACGGTGACTTCCGTAGGACCGATGAGGTTCGGGTCCTGGGAGTACTTGGCTATGAGGTTGTGGTCCTTGTCGTAGATTTCCACGTAGCCGAGGGTCTTGAAGTAGGAGTTCTGCATGTCTATGTCGTAGAACACGAGAGTTATCGAGCTTGCACCGAGGAACTGAAGCTTGAGGACGCTCCAGTCGCCTTTCTTGAGCTCCTTAGTCCAGAAGTAGGGTCCGAGGTGCCCGAGCGGTCCCCAGAGGTTGATGTCCTTTCCGGTGGCGTAGGCCATGTAGCGCCAGGAGTTGTGGGCGGCAAGGTCAACGTAGGCCCAGGCGACGCCGTTGGCGAGGCTCATGTGCCCGTTCTCGTGGGGCCCGCGGTAGATGTCCTCGCCCTGAATGAACTTCTCCTTCTCCTGGGGAATCTGCCACCACTTAATCGGGGTCAGGTTGAGCGGAACCCTACCGTTGAGTATGTCGTCAGCGACTATCGGCGAGACGTTGTTCTCAACAAAGTCGTGAGCATCTTCGGCGTACTTGAACTCCTCGAGGACCTCGAAGAGGTGGGGCGTGTTGTGGGCGATAATCATCGAGGCGTCCTCAAGGATGTGAACGGTCCTGCCAAGGTATAGCATGGCCCCGGTGTAATTGCCCTCTTTCCAGAGCTGGACTGCCTTCTCGTAGAGCTCCTGGGCTTTATCCGCTGCCGAGACGTCGTGGCCGGTTGCAATGTCCGTGACGAAGAGGCCCGCATGGTCCATCGGGTCTATGAAGTGGTACTGGCTCTCGAGGGTGTAGGTCTTTCCGCCGACGGTAACGCTTCCACCGCGCCAGTCCTCGTCGTAGGCGCCGTACAGAAGCTGGTTCTGGTACTTCATTAGAATCTCACCGAGCTGGGGGTCGTCGTTGTAGACCGCCTTTATTGCCATGTAGGTCAGCCTCTGGTGGACGTTCATTTTATCGTCGAGGCTCGGTCCGTTGGTGGGCCAAGCCGAGGCGTAGGTGCTGAACACCATCAGGGAGACGATGGCAAACACCACGATTAGAGCCTTTCTCATGGTTCAACCCTCCTGATGGGATTGTGGATGGGGAAACCAATGATAAAAATTTTTCGAGTGACAATAGTTATATGAAGGGATTATAAACTTACACACGTTAACTGGGGCATCGCAAAACGTTCCTCGAGGATAAACTTTAAATGGTTCTAAAATCCCCGATAAGGGGGAGCAAAGGTGATAATCGGCTTCGACTTCGACGGAACGCTCGTGGACAGCTACTCCTGCATAGAGGAGGCCTTCAAGAGGGCACTTGAGAAGCGCTATCGCTGGCTCCCTGGAAAGTCCCTGTGGGCGAAACTGCTCACCAAAATCGAGCTCCAGTTCGAGAGGCCGAGCCTTGGTGGCCACAAGAAGACCCACAAACCGCCGTTCTTCCTGAGGACTAAGTTCTTCGAGACGTGGTTCATCGAGAGGGCGAAGCTGAGCAGACCCATAGACGATGCCCCCGAGCTACTTAAAAAGCTCAAGGAAGAGGGTCACACGGTTATCTCATTCTCGGCCGAGGATTTCATAGACGGTATGAAGGTCAAACGGCTGAAGATGGCCGGCATCTATAACCTCTTTGATGATGTAATCGTCTTTGGCAGAACCATGACGCTCGACGAGGCCTTTCAGCTCGTCCGCGAGAAGTATGGGAACGAGACCTTCATCTGGGTGGACGACAAGCCCTGGCGCTTCATCGGGCGTGGGGATGAGAACACGGAGTTCGTGTGGTATTACTTCCCGTTCACGGCCAAGTTCGTTGAGGGTAACCGGGAGAAGTTGGCCCTAATTCCGCACCTTCACGTCATAAGGGACCTGTGGAGCCTGTTCGATGTGATTGAGAACGTCAAGAAGAGAAAACTTACAGAAGGATAAACTATTTTTAGGATGTTTTCCAACTACCTTTGGAGGATGCCCATGAAGAGTCCCTTCAAGAGCAGGGTAGTGATACTGTCGCTGGTGGCTTTCGCTGTAATCCTTGCTCTCTCAGTGGGTCCGTGGTGGAAAAACCTCATGGGGGACATAACTCCCACACCGCCCAACGTTAGCGCGATATACCTTGGTTCAGTGCCCCCCGGGGGTAAGTGGCAGTTTACCGTTGAAGACCGCCTGCTCGACGAGTGTGCCGTGGCATACGTGTACAACTTTACACCCACCGGCGTCCTGACGGTGTACGAGATAGACGCGGGGACTCTGAAGGCCCTGGGTTTCACCACGAACTATACCGAGTGCGAGGGCAGTCTCGGCTACGGTTACCTGGCAGTTAACTTCACGCAGAAGCTCGATACCCTCTCAATAGTGGTGTGGACAAGTAAGAGCTCCTCGAGTGGAAACGAGGTTTACTTCGTCGAGCTCGGTAGCTGGAAGTTCGTAAACGGCTCGTACATAGGCTACATCGCCCCACCCGTGAACAAGAACTACATGCTTCTTGACCTCGAAGCGGTTAGAAAAATGGTGAACCAGACCGGAATTCACTACATCAATCGCCGCTGAGGTATTCCAGGGTGTCCTCCACGAACTCGTCCCAGTCCTCGTCGCTTACCTCTTCGATTTTGAGACCGAATTCCTGTCCAAGATTCCATCTGACCGCTATTTTTCCGTTATCCGTTTCCGCGATGACGAGCCCAAATGGAACGTCCCCCATCCAGTGATGCTTTGAAAACTCCACTGTGAAACCTCTCTTCTTGAGTTCTTCAAGGATTAATTCGTAGGTCTTTGCGGGCCCGTGCGGACTCCTCGCAAACCCAATATAGGCCATTTTTACTCACCATTGTTACCTTGATGGGCGGACTTAAAACCTTTTCGGTTCTCCTAACAAAGTTTAAAAGCATTTAAACGAACCTACAACCATGGAACCAAAGCCCCTTCCGGAGAAGGCACTGCTCATGGGAAGAAATCTCATCATAGCCGACCTGCACCTCGGCTACGAGATAGCGATGGCCAGGGAGGGGTTCTACCTCCCAAGGGTTTTTCACGAGGTCGTCGGAGATTTAAAGGAACTGATAAAGCGCGAGGGGCCGAAGAGGCTAATCATAAACGGCGACCTGAAGCACTCCTTCATTCCGGAGTGGCGTGAGAGGGCGGAGCTCAAGGCATTCTTTGAGGAGATTGTCCCGCTCGTCGATGAGGTTGTCCTCGTCAGGGGAAACCACGACGTTGGGACGCTGTGGCTTAGAGAGCTCGGTGTTGAGGTCGTTGACGAGCTTGATCTCGGCAAGTGGAAGCTTGTTCACGGACACAAGGTCGTCGAGGGCGAGCGCTTCATAATCGGCCACGAGCACCCAGCGATAAGGCTGAGGGACGAGGTCGGTGCCATCGTCAAGGTTCCGGCCTTCCTCCTCGGCGAGAAACTCATCGTCCTGCCCGCGTTCAGCCCCTGGGCCTACGGCAACGACGTCCTCAGGGAAATCGTCTCGCCATTTCTGCGTTTCTATACGGAGGATTTTACGGTCCTGGTGCCCCTTGATAATGAACTCCTCAACTTCGGCAGACTGTCCCGGCTTCGGGAGGTTCTCTCACGGTTATAACGAAAGATTTAAACCCTCCCTGGATTACCCTCATGGGTGATAGCGATGGACGTGCTGACAACACTCTTGTTCTTCGCCTACGCTCCGGCACTCGCGATACTCTGGTACTTCTATCACAAGGATAAATACGAGCCAGAACCGAAGCGCTACGTTATAATGACTTTCCTGCTCGGCGCAACGCTCTCGGTTGGCATCGCCTACATACTTGAGAGTATCCTCACCGTCGGCGGACTCATACAGCCAATCCTTCCAACGACGGCCTTCTACGTTGCCCTCGTTGCCGGTCTCGTCGAGGAGCCGGCCAAAGCCCTCGCGGTCAGGTTCCCCTACAAGGCTGGCCAGATGGACGGCATAATGGACGGCCTCGTCTACGGAGTCGCCGCGGGTCTCGGCTTCGCCGCCACCGAAAACTTCCTCTACGGCCTCGGCTGGGGCGTCGCAGTAACGCTGACGAGGGCATTCCTGACGCCCTTTGCTCACGGCACCTGGACGGCCATAATCGGTGTTGGTTACGGCCTAAAAGCTGAGGGGAAGGTTGATTCCCTCGCCCAGTTCTACGCCCTTGCAATACTCCTGCACTTCACCTGGGACTACTTCGCCTTCCTGAGTGTGACTGTTCCGGCCTACAACATAATGCTGATATTCCTCCTCCTCGTGAACCTCTCAATCCTCCGCTATTTCCTCCTCCTGGGGGAGGAAGAAGACAGGCAGAGGTTCTGGTATTACCTCGTCAGGAGGGGATGGCGGTGAAGAACGACGAAAAGCTTGAAAGGGCTCTCTTTGAAGCCCGCCCCTACGTGGAGTACTGGGACAGGCTGGAGAACCTTGTTAGGAGACTCTGGGAGGAGGCGACCGATGAGGAGAACTTCCTCCAGCTTCTGAACGAGGAACTCCAGCGGGCGGAAGAGCCCTTCAAAACGGATTTGAAGATTTTCCTCCAGAAGTTCAGAGGGTAACTGATGAGACGCGTTCTCTGGCAGTTTTTGTTGTTTTTCTCCCTACGCTTCTTCCATCTCTTTTGTACTGTCCCAGCCCCTTTCACAACTTGACGCACTTCTGGGGGTTCTTGAAGCACTCACCAGCTACAGTCCCGATTCCATCTACTGGACTGCAAACAAATCGATTTATGCCTGTATGAGCTTTACTTTTCTCAGAGATTTGGCCTTCAACCGTGTATGAGGCTTGCTCTTGGTGTGGATTCCAAAGGGAGACCTCTTGAGGTGGTTTTGAGGAGAGAACTTGCACTTCCGCTGGGGGAAGTGAGGGCCTGTTGACGGGCAACTTTACGGTTCTCGGGGAGTGGAGTTAACCTCCTTCTCTCTCAAGAACGATATTCCCTGGTTGTAACCACTTACAATGAGGGTGTTTTATCCAGTATGATTTTCAATTTTTCCTCAATCAAAAAGTATTTAAACTCGATTCTCCTTTCCCCTATGAAAACGAGTGGAGGTAGTAGTGATGAGGAAGGTTGCGCTCTCTCTGTTCCTCGTTGCGATTGTTGTCCTCGCCGCTGGATGCGTTGGTAAGAGCACCGGCCTAACCGAAGAGAAGGTCATCAATGCCATAAAGAACATAAAAACGGCCCACTATGATGAGAACTTCACGATGGCCATGGACTTCACGATACCTGACGACAATACCACCGTCAACATGACCATGCACTTCAGGATAAACGCCATGATGGACCGCGTGAATAAAAAGGCCCTTGGCAACTACACCGGTTGGGTTTACTATAGTGGTCTTAACATGACGTTCAACTGGCCACTTTACATCGAAGGCAACGGCACATACCTCAAGGTTGACGGCAAGTGGTACAACGCGACCGACCGCCAGGAAACCGGCTCCGGTTCTTACAACCTCGACGCGATACGGGCAATCCTCAACTCGACCAACGTGAGCATAATGCCCGTTGATGGCGGTTACCAGTTCAAGCTCAACGTTACCTTCGAGCAGTTCGCCAACGCCACGGGGAGAACCTATGCCTTGGACAGACTCTTCGAGATAAACGGCACCGTCGAGACTCACGAGGGATGGGTTCTCGTGAAGCTCAAGAAGGATGGCACTCCATACTACATCGAGACTTACTTTGACCTCACCCTCAATATCCCCCATCCACTCACCAACGACACGATTCCAGTCCACGTGATAGTTCACGACAGCGAGGCCCTTAACAAGATTAACGAGCCCGTGGTAATAGAAAAGCCGAAAGGGGTGGAAAACGCCCCACGTTTTGAGGGACTCTGGAGCTAAGCTCCCCTCGTTGCCACTATTTTTATTCCCTCCCACTCCGCAACCGTTTCTCCGACCTTCACCGGGGCTTTGAGCTTCAGCTTTGAGAGGAACTTCATTAGCTCGGGTATCTTCTCCTTAGGCACCGGCTCGGCCGTCTTGACGCTCACCGTGGGCAGGGCCCCTCCTTCAACCGGCACGACGCTCATCACGACCCTCTTCGGATTGGTGACCTCCTGAATAGCCCACTCCTTCCCGCGCGGGCAGGTGCAACCGCGAACTTCCTTGACCTTTCCGTCCTCCATCTCGACCTCGATTGAACAGCCGAGGGGGCAGACGATGCATGTGAAGCGGTAAATCATGCCTTCACCACCTCCACGGTGAGCTTCTTGGCCTTTCTGATTTCCTCCGCTCTGAGCTTTATCCTCAGCATCTCGGCCGGCTTGACAACCGGGAGCTTCATTCTCTTGCCTATCTCCGGAATTCTGAGCTCGACGTCCTCCATCGGCTTAGATACGCGCAGGTAGAGGTAGACGTCTCTATCTCCACTGAGGTAGTGAGGGACCAGCAGACGGACGTTTTCACCCTTCTCTACCTTAACCCACTTCCTGCTCTCGATTCCCCCGTTCTCGATGAACTCTTTGGCTCCCTCCGCCGCCAGTTCGCCCTGCTCCGCGACGTAGTCAACGAGGTCGTTTATCAGGAGCGAGTTCCCGGCGACGAATATTCCCGGGACGCTGGTTTCCAGTCTGTCGTTCACGACCGGTCCGCCCGTTGCCGGGTCAATCTCAACGCCTATGGCTTTCAATTTTTTAACGCTCGGGACGAGGCCGGCCGATATTATCAGGGTGTCGGCCTCAATCCAGAACTCGCTTCCGGGGATTTCGTTGAGGTTCTCATCAACCCTGACAACCTTTACCCGCTCAACGCGACCCTTTCCGCGGACTTCCACGACTTTGTGACTGAGGTAGAGGGGTATGTTGAAGTCCCTGAGAATCATCACGTTTCTCGCAAGTCCTCCCGGATAGGGCATCAGCTCGACAACGGCCTTGACCTTCGCGCCTTCAAGGGCGAACCGGCGCGCCATTATCAAGCCAACGTCGCCGGAACCCACGATGACTATCTCCTTGCCGGGCATTATCCCGTAGATGTCCATCAGCGTCTGGGCCTCCCCTGCTGTGTAGATTCCCGAAACCCTGTCGCCGACGATTCCAATCTCGAAGGCGTGCCTCTCGCGAGCGCCGGCGGCGTAGATTACTGCCTTCGCCCAGGCCTGATAAGCCCCGCTCGGCGAGGTGAAGATTACGACCTTCTCGAGGTCGGAGTAGTTTTTAATCTCGAGAACCCTCGTGGCGGTTTTATACTCCACGCCAAGCTCAACCAGCCTCTTCGCGAGGCGCGAGGCAAACTCAGGCCCGGTCAGCTCTTCTTTGTAATAGTGCAGGCCGAAGCCGGGGTGAATGCACTGGGGAAGTATTCCTCCAAGGTAGTCGTTCTCGTCGAGGAGCAAAACCTTTAGACCCAGCTCCTTGGCCCTAATCGCGGCCGCCATTCCGGCCGGACCGCCACCGATGACAACGACGTCGTAGCTCAGCATCGGAATCCTCGGGAACATCAGGCATCCCCCCTGAGGAGAACCTTGACGTCTCCTATTCCAATCTCGCTTCCCTTACCCTTCAGCGTAACCTCCCACGGCTCCACTCCGTATTCCTTCGCCAAAAGCTGGACTATCTTCGGCCTGCAGAAGCTTCCCTGACAGGTTCCCGTTGTGGCTTTGGTCCTGAACTTGACGGAATCAACGCTCGGCGTTTTAACGCCTATGAACTTCATCCTCTCAATCGCCTCCAGAATGTCGCCCTCGCTGACGGAGTTACACCGACACACTATTTTTCCGTAGGCGGGGTTCTTCTTCACGGCCTCGTTCACCTGCTCGGGCGTCATCATGAAGAAGTGGCTGATTTCCTTCCGGTAGGGGTTCCACTTCTCCTTTTCCTTCAGCTCGATTCCAAGGTCGCGCTCGATTATTTCAGCAACCTCGTAGGCTATCGCAGGGGCGCTCGTCAGGCCTGGTGAGCGTATTCCAGCGACGTTGATGAAGCCCCAGACCTCTTCCTCGGCTTTGATTATGAAGTCCCCTCCCGTCGGCTCGGGCCTCAGACCGGCAAAGGTTCTGATTACCTTGCTCCTCGGGGGCAGTTGTGGCCAGAGCTTCTTGGCCCCTTCCCAGACCTGCTCAAGGCCTTCCTTGGTCGTGGCGAGGTTCTCCTTCTCCTCGGGCGGTAAATCCTGGGCGTTCGGCCCTATCATCAGATGGCCGGAAATCTCGGTGGTCACGACTATTCCCTTGCTTATCGGCGTCGGCGTCGGGAAGAGGACGCGCTTCGGCCCGGGAACGTCATCGTCAAAAATCCAGTACTCACCCTTCCTCGGGTGGATTTCGAAGTAGTCTATACCTGCCATTCTCGCTATTTTGTCCGCGTAAAGACCCGCTGCATTGATAACGATGTCCGCCTCGATGAAGCCGTTGTTCGTCTCTACACCCTTAACCTCGCCGTTCTCGACCTTTATGCCCGTAACTTCCGTCTCAAGGTGCGTCTTCACGCCGTTCGCAACGGCGTTCTCGGTTATCGCGATAACGGCCGGAATCGGTCCAATCTGGCCCACTATTGGAACCCATAACGCTCCAATCGCTTCCCTCGTGAGGTTGGGCTCAAGGTGGAAGAGTTCGTCCCTATCGACGATTCTCATTTCAGGAACGCCGTTTTTCCTCCCGCGCTCCAAAAGCCTCTCAAGCTCGTCAAAGTCCTCATCCTTCGTCGCGACTATCAATGCCCCGTTCCAGACGTGCGGAATCTCAAGCTCCTTGACCCACTGGTGCCAGAGCCTGTTTCCCCTTATGCACAGCTTGGCTCTCGTCGGATACTTCTCGGGGTCGTCGTCGTAGCCACCGTGAATTAACGCTGTGTTGGCCTTGCTCACTCCCCAGCCGACGTCTGGAGCTTTTTCTATCAGGTGGACTTCGAGGTTCTCGTACCTGCTGAGAACCCTCGCTATGCTCGCCCCGCTAATTCCTGCCCCTATTATAGCGACTTTCGTCTTCATAACCTTCACCTCGATTTAACTTGAGAAAGGGTTTTGGATGTTTTAAAGCTTTCCTTAACCTTTAGTTTGGCGAAAAGGCGAGGAAAGAACTCTTAAGCGCATTAGAAAAAAGGACAGGGGAGGACAGGGTTCGAATGGGCGAAGATGTTCATTGTCTCCATTCACCGAGGAGCGTAAAGTTTCCCTCTTTGAACCAGTTAGCGCCCACAACGTTGGAGGGGCCGTGACTCCTCCCCACTAAGTGCCCTCCGATTGGTTTTCCATCGGCGGTTACAATTAGTGTAACGTTCCACATTCTAATTACCCTCACGAGGTACGGATTCTCAATTGTCCCAGCGTTTGATTCCTCCTCATATTTTAGGGATATGTGGAACGCATAGTGATTTCCTATTCTTTTGACATCTGTGACATTTCCGTTTTCTAAAATCCACCAAAGGAAGTTCATGATATTGAGTTCTGGGGAATATGTGTGAGTAATTATTGACCAATCAAGGTCATTCGAAGTAGAGTTTACCACATAAGGAAAGCTTCTCCCGTCCGTTGTGTTAATCCAGTAAAGGGCGGAGCCGTTTGAGTAGTTTATGCAGGCCTTTAAACTCTCAGCGGGAACGCTGAGGACTGAAAGCGACGTTCCCTTCATTGACCAGCAGAAGGATTCATAAGAGCCCAGTTTGACCAGTACTTGAGTGATTGACGGTGCCTTCTCCCCGACTGTTTGTGTAATGTTTTCCTCAGTGGATATTGTTTGGGATAAGGTGGAGGTGTTGTATTTCCCGTTAGTATCCCCCTTCAGGGCGTAGCCGAGAATTAAGAGAACTGCAAGCACCCAGATAACGACGAGTTTCTTCCTCATGATTTCCCCCCTAATTGTCCTTCTTATGAGTAAAAATGTAATGGGGAATTGAAGAATAGTAAATTATCCTCCGACAACCTTCGCCCAGCCCATGGCCCTCTTCACCGCCTCCTTCCAGCCGTGGTAGAGCTTTCTCCGCGTTTCCTCATCCATTCCCGGCTCGAACACCTTCTCCGCCTTCCAGAGGCTCTCTATCTCCTCAAGGCTCTCCCAGTAATCGACGGCCAGTCCAGCCAGATACGCCGCGCCGAGCGCGGTGGTTTCCTTGACTACGGGCCTGACGACGCGCCTGTTCAGTATGTCTGCCTGGAACTGCATCAGGAAGTCGTTCGCCGTTGCTCCACTGTCAACGCGGAGCTCCTTTATCCCGACGAGCTTCTCCATCTCCTCTATGACGTCGCGCGTCAGGTAAGCTATCGCCTCCAGAGTTGCCCTCGCGAGGTGTTCCCTGCCGGTTCCGCGCGTTATGCCGATTATCAGCCCCCTCGCGAACTGGTCCCAGTACGGTGCTCCAAGGCCGACGAAAGCCGGGACAAAATAAACTCCTTCGTTGCTCTCGAGCTTCCTCGCGAGTTCTTCCGTTTCGGAGGCGTGTT
The Thermococcus sp. 21S9 DNA segment above includes these coding regions:
- the gcvPA gene encoding aminomethyl-transferring glycine dehydrogenase subunit GcvPA, giving the protein MGKHYLPNLAQRDEMLKEIGFNSIDELFSDVPEGMVKEFNLPEGKSEYEVFIELNEVLSKNKTVLEMPSFLGAGTYFHYVPAHVKYLIERSEFLTAYTPYQPEISQGMLQALFEYQSMMAELYGLPVVNSSMYDWGTAIAEAALMTVRLHRGKRRRFVIPKAISPEKRAVIETYTRGANLEIVEVPWDESGRLDIEKLKEAVNDSAGVYVEMTNFFGLVEENVREIGEIAKEAGAYFVVGADPTMLGIFEAPGELGADIAVGEASYLGNPINFGGPRAGVFAVRDDKKLIRQMPGRIIGMTKDAEGKRAFVMTLQTREQHIRRAKATSNICSNEALVAVASAIHLASLGPKGLAELGEVILKNTAHLKKRLSEVVEIPFEGLYFKDVPARFEKPYSEIHEALLTRGIHGGYYIGKHFPELGETALFSATETTRKEWVDALIEALKEVA
- a CDS encoding phospholipase, translated to MRKALIVVFAIVSLMVFSTYASAWPTNGPSLDDKMNVHQRLTYMAIKAVYNDDPQLGEILMKYQNQLLYGAYDEDWRGGSVTVGGKTYTLESQYHFIDPMDHAGLFVTDIATGHDVSAADKAQELYEKAVQLWKEGNYTGAMLYLGRTVHILEDASMIIAHNTPHLFEVLEEFKYAEDAHDFVENNVSPIVADDILNGRVPLNLTPIKWWQIPQEKEKFIQGEDIYRGPHENGHMSLANGVAWAYVDLAAHNSWRYMAYATGKDINLWGPLGHLGPYFWTKELKKGDWSVLKLQFLGASSITLVFYDIDMQNSYFKTLGYVEIYDKDHNLIAKYSQDPNLIGPTEVTVPGDTVYIYTHVDKSDWLDSTVDGWSMRNIIVHADFDPNSPSNFKTLDGRTYTKVQWAVYETMQYDIRLVAGLMERFFQDVGVTG
- a CDS encoding HAD family hydrolase, whose amino-acid sequence is MIIGFDFDGTLVDSYSCIEEAFKRALEKRYRWLPGKSLWAKLLTKIELQFERPSLGGHKKTHKPPFFLRTKFFETWFIERAKLSRPIDDAPELLKKLKEEGHTVISFSAEDFIDGMKVKRLKMAGIYNLFDDVIVFGRTMTLDEAFQLVREKYGNETFIWVDDKPWRFIGRGDENTEFVWYYFPFTAKFVEGNREKLALIPHLHVIRDLWSLFDVIENVKKRKLTEG
- a CDS encoding metallophosphoesterase — protein: MEPKPLPEKALLMGRNLIIADLHLGYEIAMAREGFYLPRVFHEVVGDLKELIKREGPKRLIINGDLKHSFIPEWRERAELKAFFEEIVPLVDEVVLVRGNHDVGTLWLRELGVEVVDELDLGKWKLVHGHKVVEGERFIIGHEHPAIRLRDEVGAIVKVPAFLLGEKLIVLPAFSPWAYGNDVLREIVSPFLRFYTEDFTVLVPLDNELLNFGRLSRLREVLSRL
- a CDS encoding PrsW family intramembrane metalloprotease, encoding MDVLTTLLFFAYAPALAILWYFYHKDKYEPEPKRYVIMTFLLGATLSVGIAYILESILTVGGLIQPILPTTAFYVALVAGLVEEPAKALAVRFPYKAGQMDGIMDGLVYGVAAGLGFAATENFLYGLGWGVAVTLTRAFLTPFAHGTWTAIIGVGYGLKAEGKVDSLAQFYALAILLHFTWDYFAFLSVTVPAYNIMLIFLLLVNLSILRYFLLLGEEEDRQRFWYYLVRRGWR
- a CDS encoding DUF1667 domain-containing protein, giving the protein MIYRFTCIVCPLGCSIEVEMEDGKVKEVRGCTCPRGKEWAIQEVTNPKRVVMSVVPVEGGALPTVSVKTAEPVPKEKIPELMKFLSKLKLKAPVKVGETVAEWEGIKIVATRGA
- a CDS encoding NAD(P)/FAD-dependent oxidoreductase; this encodes MFPRIPMLSYDVVVIGGGPAGMAAAIRAKELGLKVLLLDENDYLGGILPQCIHPGFGLHYYKEELTGPEFASRLAKRLVELGVEYKTATRVLEIKNYSDLEKVVIFTSPSGAYQAWAKAVIYAAGARERHAFEIGIVGDRVSGIYTAGEAQTLMDIYGIMPGKEIVIVGSGDVGLIMARRFALEGAKVKAVVELMPYPGGLARNVMILRDFNIPLYLSHKVVEVRGKGRVERVKVVRVDENLNEIPGSEFWIEADTLIISAGLVPSVKKLKAIGVEIDPATGGPVVNDRLETSVPGIFVAGNSLLINDLVDYVAEQGELAAEGAKEFIENGGIESRKWVKVEKGENVRLLVPHYLSGDRDVYLYLRVSKPMEDVELRIPEIGKRMKLPVVKPAEMLRIKLRAEEIRKAKKLTVEVVKA
- a CDS encoding NAD(P)/FAD-dependent oxidoreductase — translated: MKTKVAIIGAGISGASIARVLSRYENLEVHLIEKAPDVGWGVSKANTALIHGGYDDDPEKYPTRAKLCIRGNRLWHQWVKELEIPHVWNGALIVATKDEDFDELERLLERGRKNGVPEMRIVDRDELFHLEPNLTREAIGALWVPIVGQIGPIPAVIAITENAVANGVKTHLETEVTGIKVENGEVKGVETNNGFIEADIVINAAGLYADKIARMAGIDYFEIHPRKGEYWIFDDDVPGPKRVLFPTPTPISKGIVVTTEISGHLMIGPNAQDLPPEEKENLATTKEGLEQVWEGAKKLWPQLPPRSKVIRTFAGLRPEPTGGDFIIKAEEEVWGFINVAGIRSPGLTSAPAIAYEVAEIIERDLGIELKEKEKWNPYRKEISHFFMMTPEQVNEAVKKNPAYGKIVCRCNSVSEGDILEAIERMKFIGVKTPSVDSVKFRTKATTGTCQGSFCRPKIVQLLAKEYGVEPWEVTLKGKGSEIGIGDVKVLLRGDA